The Agromyces mariniharenae genome includes a window with the following:
- a CDS encoding NAD-dependent epimerase/dehydratase family protein has product MSEKKVLVVGGAGFIGLHVVERLLEEGWTVRIFDNMVRGDRDRANQLVADGRVDVVDQDTRNGAAVYAAMKGYDHVIHLAADSINKSVADPYSSIDINMVGSHNVFAAAADLGVKRLVAASSASVYGDPEKLPMHEDDTLNPLTPYCIGKRTNEDLLGYYGRSKGLPWIALRFFNVYGEGQKTTAYYTSVINHFVNRLKNGEAPVIDGEGKQSMDFIHVKDIARAVVLSLTSERSNMPINVGTGIDTTVAELAEILIDAVGVDVEPQFNPRPVLVTRRAADITRARDVLGFVAEIPVREGMTALVRNS; this is encoded by the coding sequence GTGTCAGAGAAGAAGGTCTTGGTCGTCGGCGGTGCCGGCTTCATCGGTTTGCACGTCGTCGAGCGGCTCCTCGAAGAGGGGTGGACCGTCCGCATCTTCGACAACATGGTGCGCGGCGACCGCGATCGCGCCAACCAGCTCGTGGCCGACGGGCGGGTCGACGTCGTCGACCAGGACACGCGCAACGGCGCGGCCGTCTACGCCGCGATGAAGGGCTACGACCACGTCATCCACCTCGCCGCGGACTCGATCAACAAGAGCGTCGCCGACCCCTATTCATCGATCGACATCAACATGGTCGGGTCGCACAACGTCTTCGCGGCGGCCGCCGACCTCGGCGTGAAGCGGCTCGTCGCCGCGTCCAGCGCGTCGGTGTACGGCGACCCCGAGAAGCTCCCCATGCACGAGGACGACACGCTGAACCCGCTGACGCCGTACTGCATCGGCAAGCGCACGAACGAGGACCTCCTCGGCTACTACGGCCGTTCGAAGGGCCTGCCCTGGATCGCCCTGCGGTTCTTCAACGTCTACGGCGAGGGCCAGAAGACCACGGCGTACTACACGTCCGTCATCAACCACTTCGTCAACCGCTTGAAGAACGGCGAGGCGCCGGTGATCGACGGCGAGGGCAAGCAGTCGATGGACTTCATCCACGTCAAGGACATCGCGCGCGCCGTGGTGCTCTCCCTCACCTCCGAGCGCTCGAACATGCCCATCAACGTCGGCACCGGTATCGACACGACGGTCGCCGAGCTGGCCGAGATCCTCATCGACGCCGTCGGCGTCGACGTCGAGCCCCAGTTCAACCCGCGTCCGGTCCTCGTCACCCGCCGCGCCGCCGACATCACGCGCGCCCGCGACGTCCTCGGGTTCGTCGCCGAGATCCCCGTTCGCGAGGGCATGACGGCGCTCGTCCGGAACTCCTGA
- a CDS encoding DegT/DnrJ/EryC1/StrS family aminotransferase, which yields MPETITLGQPTVGDEELEAIRAVFESGWLSGAGPTCQALEARFASEVAGTAHALATSNCGSALHLGLQVLGAGPGDEVIVGDYTFPATGHSVAWTGAKPVFADIRPDIWSADPAAVEAAITPRTVGIVAVDVFGQPADFDELRAIADRHDLWLMEDAACSAGATYKGRPAGSLADVATFSFHGRKGITAGEGGALTTDDAELAAHARKLHTYGIAPAISREGSTDLPLPEFDEFGYNYRLSDLAAGVMLAQLDRLPTLLANRRRVAGWYAELLADVDQVTAPVALDDREHPWQSYVVTLDHGVDRGAVASHLRSNGVQCNFGTYASHLQPVYGFSGTLPVSADLFRRHLAIPMHANLTEGEVERVVATLTDALAAARG from the coding sequence TTGCCCGAAACGATCACCCTCGGTCAGCCCACTGTGGGCGACGAGGAGCTCGAGGCCATCCGTGCCGTCTTCGAATCCGGATGGCTCTCCGGTGCCGGCCCCACCTGCCAGGCGCTCGAAGCGAGATTCGCCTCGGAGGTCGCCGGGACGGCGCACGCCCTCGCGACGAGCAATTGCGGTTCCGCCCTGCACCTCGGACTGCAGGTCCTCGGTGCCGGTCCCGGCGACGAGGTGATCGTCGGCGACTACACCTTCCCCGCGACCGGCCACTCCGTGGCGTGGACGGGTGCGAAGCCCGTCTTCGCGGACATCAGGCCCGACATCTGGAGCGCCGATCCGGCGGCCGTCGAGGCGGCGATCACGCCGCGCACGGTCGGCATCGTCGCGGTCGACGTGTTCGGCCAGCCGGCGGACTTCGACGAGCTGCGTGCCATCGCCGACCGTCACGACCTCTGGCTCATGGAGGATGCCGCGTGCTCGGCCGGTGCCACGTACAAGGGCCGCCCGGCCGGCAGCCTCGCCGATGTGGCCACCTTCAGCTTCCACGGTCGCAAGGGCATCACGGCGGGCGAGGGCGGCGCCCTCACCACCGATGACGCCGAGCTCGCGGCCCACGCCCGCAAGCTGCACACCTACGGGATCGCCCCAGCCATCTCCCGAGAGGGCAGCACCGACCTCCCGCTCCCCGAGTTCGACGAGTTCGGCTACAACTACCGCCTGTCCGACCTCGCGGCCGGCGTCATGCTGGCCCAGCTCGACCGGCTCCCGACGCTCCTCGCGAATCGGCGACGAGTGGCGGGATGGTACGCCGAGCTGCTCGCCGACGTCGACCAGGTGACGGCGCCCGTCGCGCTCGACGATCGGGAGCACCCGTGGCAGTCCTATGTCGTGACGCTCGACCACGGCGTCGATCGCGGCGCGGTCGCCTCGCACCTGCGATCCAACGGGGTCCAGTGCAACTTCGGCACCTACGCGTCGCACCTGCAGCCGGTCTACGGCTTCTCCGGGACGCTCCCGGTCTCCGCGGACCTGTTCCGCCGGCATCTCGCCATCCCGATGCACGCGAACCTCACCGAGGGTGAGGTCGAGCGCGTCGTCGCGACGCTGACGGACGCACTCGCGGCCGCACGCGGCTGA
- the lhgO gene encoding L-2-hydroxyglutarate oxidase — translation MYSSRGRDRHCREPSRKEPMPKHVIIIGGGIVGLAVAERASRLGHRVTVLEKESGWAQHQTGRNSGVIHAGPYYRPGSLKAQLCTAGNRSMKAFATDQGIPWQATGKLIVATAEHELPALEELRRRSEANGVPFRVLDADEARSYEPHVASVAALRIESTGIIDYGAVSRRLAEMVAERGGELRTDSEAVSIAGTPDGVVVSTATEEFRGDVLVNCAGLHSDKVARLAGLTPSARIIPFRGEYYELVPEQRDLVRGLIYPVPDPELPFLGVHLTRMMDGSVHAGPNAVTALAREGYRWRDIRPGEALGDLTYPGFLRMASKNVGVGIAEVRRSWSKGLFAKSLARLVPGLGKEDLVPAEAGVRAQAIRRDGSLVDDFLIERAPNQVHVLNAPSPAATASLEIAAHIVGLADLE, via the coding sequence ATCTATAGTAGCCGAGGCCGCGATCGCCACTGTCGCGAGCCCAGCCGGAAGGAACCCATGCCCAAGCACGTCATCATCATCGGCGGCGGAATCGTCGGACTCGCCGTCGCGGAACGGGCGAGCCGGCTGGGACATCGGGTGACCGTGCTCGAGAAGGAATCGGGCTGGGCGCAGCACCAGACCGGGCGCAACTCCGGGGTCATCCACGCCGGACCGTACTATCGGCCCGGCTCGTTGAAGGCGCAGCTGTGCACCGCGGGCAACCGCTCGATGAAGGCCTTCGCGACGGATCAGGGCATCCCGTGGCAGGCGACCGGCAAGCTCATCGTCGCGACGGCGGAGCACGAGCTCCCCGCCCTCGAGGAGCTCCGCCGCCGTTCGGAGGCGAACGGCGTCCCCTTCCGCGTGCTGGACGCGGACGAGGCGCGATCCTACGAGCCCCACGTCGCGAGCGTCGCCGCCCTCCGCATCGAATCGACCGGCATCATCGACTACGGCGCCGTGAGCCGGCGCCTCGCCGAGATGGTCGCCGAGCGCGGCGGCGAGCTCCGGACCGACAGCGAGGCGGTGTCGATCGCCGGCACCCCCGACGGCGTCGTCGTCTCGACCGCGACCGAGGAGTTCCGCGGCGATGTCCTCGTCAACTGCGCCGGACTGCACAGCGACAAGGTCGCCCGGCTCGCCGGCCTCACGCCGTCGGCGAGGATCATCCCGTTCCGCGGCGAGTACTACGAGCTGGTGCCCGAGCAGCGGGACCTCGTCCGCGGCCTGATCTACCCCGTGCCCGACCCCGAGCTGCCGTTCCTCGGCGTCCACCTCACGCGCATGATGGACGGGTCGGTGCACGCCGGCCCGAACGCCGTCACGGCCCTCGCCCGCGAGGGGTACCGCTGGCGGGACATCCGGCCGGGCGAGGCGCTCGGCGACCTGACCTATCCCGGGTTCCTCCGCATGGCGTCGAAGAACGTCGGCGTCGGCATCGCCGAGGTCCGCCGGTCCTGGTCGAAGGGGCTCTTCGCGAAGAGCCTCGCGCGACTGGTGCCCGGTCTCGGCAAGGAGGACCTCGTGCCCGCCGAGGCGGGCGTTCGCGCCCAGGCGATCCGCAGGGACGGATCGCTGGTCGACGACTTCCTCATCGAGCGGGCTCCGAACCAGGTGCACGTGCTGAACGCGCCCTCGCCCGCCGCGACGGCGTCCCTCGAGATCGCCGCGCACATCGTCGGACTCGCCGACCTCGAGTAG
- a CDS encoding DUF7657 domain-containing protein, translating into MLLWPLALLAIVLVVFVSLGLTGSSTGVLRPSFDTGADPDLLANQPLPIRSDEWYVQTSWTISQVEQGLPIENRSFPGGMDATVQHDLPSWDWSMVFRPHLLGFWFLPLDQAMALKWWLPGFALIAAVYVLAVTLLPRRPLTAALFGVGFFFAPFFQWWYLSITFFPAVWAALVMAAVIWMLRRPRGPARWVLAAIVAYVTVTVGTGIYVPFIVPAVYVVAAFAIGATLTASTTPLVGVVPRLRALVPLLIAGAAGALVMVLWLVTRWQTIEVFTGTVYPGERLESTGAGGFDQLKSLLSGPFQRNLELSDGAPFGTNQSEASSFLLPGLFLVIPLVWLFVRSVRERQRDWLALGLLVVGVVFAAFMLIPGWDAISHLLLLDRTTVGRLRLGWGLLSLIMMLFVLWRVDRRRTTAAARMPWWVVLSAVVPAAAWTAYIAWSLVRNNAVIATGDYTWILLAIGFVAIVACNAYGWALVTAVLFAAISIASSSSVNPLYRGVFDLNETQTVQTMKEISGDGSERWVGVGETSLPTVMLVQSGLPSFNGFQSSPSQEMWDAIDPDLDERVWNRLANVSWGPGDGPPDARNPAPDQIRLTFDSCASFAQENVEWVLADESLDQRCLEPVTTIDEGPSTFWIYEVVEQR; encoded by the coding sequence GTGCTGCTGTGGCCGCTCGCGCTGCTGGCGATCGTCCTCGTGGTCTTCGTCTCGCTCGGGCTGACCGGGTCCTCGACCGGCGTGCTGCGCCCGTCGTTCGACACGGGCGCCGACCCCGACCTGCTCGCCAACCAGCCGCTCCCGATCCGCAGCGACGAGTGGTACGTCCAGACGTCGTGGACGATCTCGCAGGTGGAGCAGGGCCTCCCGATCGAGAACCGATCGTTCCCCGGCGGCATGGACGCGACCGTGCAGCACGACCTCCCGAGCTGGGACTGGTCGATGGTCTTCCGACCGCACCTGCTGGGCTTCTGGTTCCTCCCCCTCGACCAGGCCATGGCCCTGAAGTGGTGGCTGCCCGGCTTCGCCCTCATCGCGGCCGTCTACGTGCTCGCGGTGACACTGCTCCCGAGGCGCCCGCTCACGGCCGCGCTGTTCGGCGTCGGGTTCTTCTTCGCGCCGTTCTTCCAGTGGTGGTACCTCTCGATCACCTTCTTCCCCGCGGTGTGGGCGGCGCTCGTGATGGCCGCGGTGATCTGGATGCTGCGTCGACCGCGTGGGCCGGCGAGATGGGTGCTGGCGGCCATCGTGGCCTACGTCACGGTCACGGTCGGAACGGGGATCTACGTGCCGTTCATCGTGCCGGCGGTGTACGTGGTCGCAGCGTTCGCGATCGGGGCCACCCTGACGGCGTCGACGACCCCGCTCGTCGGCGTGGTCCCACGACTGCGCGCGCTCGTCCCGCTGCTCATCGCCGGCGCCGCGGGTGCGCTGGTCATGGTGCTCTGGCTCGTCACGAGATGGCAGACCATCGAGGTGTTCACGGGCACGGTGTATCCCGGCGAGCGCCTCGAGTCGACGGGAGCGGGAGGCTTCGATCAGCTGAAGTCGCTCCTGAGCGGACCGTTCCAACGCAACCTGGAACTGTCCGACGGCGCACCGTTCGGCACGAACCAGTCCGAGGCCTCGTCGTTCCTGCTGCCGGGGCTGTTCCTGGTGATCCCGCTCGTGTGGCTCTTCGTCCGGAGCGTCCGCGAACGGCAGCGGGACTGGCTCGCGCTCGGGCTCCTGGTCGTGGGCGTGGTGTTCGCCGCGTTCATGCTGATTCCCGGCTGGGATGCGATCTCGCACCTGCTGCTCCTCGACCGGACGACGGTCGGTCGACTGCGTCTCGGCTGGGGACTCCTCTCGCTCATCATGATGCTGTTCGTCCTCTGGCGCGTCGATCGACGACGCACGACCGCGGCGGCGCGCATGCCGTGGTGGGTGGTGCTGTCCGCCGTCGTCCCGGCCGCCGCGTGGACGGCCTACATCGCGTGGAGCCTCGTGCGGAACAACGCCGTCATCGCGACCGGCGACTACACGTGGATCCTCCTCGCCATCGGGTTCGTCGCGATCGTCGCGTGCAACGCCTACGGGTGGGCGCTCGTCACCGCGGTGCTGTTCGCCGCGATCTCGATCGCCTCGTCGTCCTCGGTGAACCCGCTCTACCGGGGGGTCTTCGACCTCAACGAGACGCAGACCGTGCAGACCATGAAGGAGATCTCGGGCGACGGGTCCGAGCGATGGGTCGGGGTCGGCGAGACGTCCCTGCCCACGGTCATGCTCGTCCAATCCGGGCTGCCGTCGTTCAACGGCTTCCAGAGCTCCCCGTCGCAGGAGATGTGGGACGCGATCGATCCCGACCTCGACGAGCGCGTGTGGAACCGCCTCGCGAACGTGTCGTGGGGTCCCGGTGACGGACCGCCCGATGCGCGCAATCCAGCGCCCGACCAGATCAGGCTGACCTTCGACTCGTGCGCGTCGTTCGCCCAGGAGAACGTCGAATGGGTGCTCGCCGACGAGTCGCTCGACCAGCGGTGCCTCGAGCCCGTCACCACGATCGACGAGGGTCCGAGCACGTTCTGGATCTACGAGGTCGTCGAACAGCGGTGA
- a CDS encoding glycosyltransferase family 4 protein: MRIAVVNNFFPPRPGGSSHLADHLAKRYAEQGHEVLVLTAAYGGAPADEERDGFRIRRVPSWTLPKTRFAANFDIGFTISPRAKRVVFDTLDAFAPDIVHQHGQFFDLTWLSGYWARRRRVPTLLSIHTRLESPLSRFNSMVYGLGDRWLVAPMMRLHRPTLVVMDKLMDEYIQKRYRRVIRGTVAIPVGVDPEKMRGGDGAVTRSSHDLGDRPVILSIGHVIPQRNRIALVKALPRILERHPEAVVLVVGGVYHDEFLHLADRMGVRHAVLAVGAQPQSTIPDYLAAASIEVHELEGEGFGTASLEGLASGVPIAAAIDADNFIGLELVDGRELYLVPFRDGTTSADPVALADTVNRVLEDPAGARAAVGGPARELIERHFTLERVAARHLEVLADLVGGTVPDRDARVDR; encoded by the coding sequence GTGAGAATCGCTGTCGTCAACAACTTCTTCCCCCCGCGACCAGGCGGTTCGTCGCATCTCGCCGACCACCTCGCGAAGCGCTACGCCGAGCAGGGCCACGAGGTCCTCGTCCTCACCGCGGCATACGGGGGCGCGCCGGCCGACGAGGAGCGCGATGGGTTCCGCATCCGGCGGGTGCCGTCCTGGACGCTCCCGAAGACGAGATTCGCCGCGAACTTCGACATCGGCTTCACGATCTCGCCGCGCGCAAAGCGCGTGGTCTTCGACACGCTCGACGCGTTCGCACCCGACATCGTGCACCAGCACGGACAGTTCTTCGACCTGACGTGGCTGTCGGGCTACTGGGCACGGCGTCGCCGGGTACCCACGCTGCTGAGCATCCACACGCGGCTCGAGAGCCCGCTGAGCCGCTTCAACAGCATGGTCTACGGGCTCGGCGACCGCTGGCTCGTGGCGCCCATGATGCGCTTGCACCGGCCGACGCTCGTCGTGATGGACAAGCTCATGGACGAGTACATCCAAAAGCGCTACCGTCGCGTCATCCGGGGGACGGTCGCCATCCCGGTGGGCGTCGATCCCGAGAAGATGCGGGGCGGCGACGGAGCGGTGACGCGCTCGAGCCACGACCTCGGCGACCGGCCGGTCATCCTCTCGATCGGCCACGTGATCCCGCAGCGCAACCGGATCGCCCTCGTGAAGGCCCTGCCGAGGATCCTCGAGCGGCATCCCGAGGCCGTCGTCCTCGTCGTGGGCGGCGTGTACCACGACGAGTTCCTGCATCTCGCCGATCGGATGGGCGTCCGCCACGCGGTGCTGGCCGTCGGCGCCCAGCCGCAGTCGACCATCCCCGACTACCTCGCCGCCGCGAGCATCGAGGTGCACGAGCTCGAGGGCGAGGGATTCGGAACCGCGAGCCTCGAGGGCCTGGCGTCGGGCGTGCCGATCGCCGCGGCCATCGACGCCGACAACTTCATCGGCCTCGAGCTCGTCGACGGCCGCGAGCTGTACCTCGTCCCGTTCCGCGACGGGACGACGAGTGCGGATCCCGTCGCGCTCGCCGACACCGTCAACCGCGTGCTCGAGGATCCCGCGGGCGCACGGGCGGCCGTGGGAGGCCCGGCGCGAGAGCTCATCGAACGTCATTTCACCCTCGAGCGGGTCGCCGCGCGGCACCTCGAGGTGCTCGCCGACCTCGTCGGAGGCACGGTCCCCGATCGCGACGCCCGTGTCGACCGCTGA
- a CDS encoding LGFP repeat-containing protein: MTEARGAWRGLLVVASLVAALLVPAMSAPQPAAAADFDAGNIISDANFYNGSAMTEAEIQQFLEARVGSCQNSNCLAVYRADTPTRTWSFGSCSTYAGGAAESAARIIFKVQQACRLSAKVILVTLQKEQSLLTNPAPSDGIMRKAMGYGCPDTAACDSTYYGFFNQVFAAGRQLTWYGDPAGSFTWIRVGQVNAIQYHPNAGCGTKDVLVRNRATAALYYYTPYTPNAAALANLGGIGDACSAYGNRNFWVFYNTWFGPTVGADPRAMIDAEHAAQGGAAGPLGTPVSDVIAIPENGGGYGRAYQGGSIYWSPAYGAKTVLSGPIRDYYFARGGAAGWLAWPQFNAGRIDAGTAGIGQSFSGGSVYSSNVGTFAVPEALRPPYFAVGGALGVLGWPSADAVARPEGGGGTEQRFQGGAVYRSGAGAFAVPQQISAAHDGAGGVGGRLGWPTSAAAGIAANGGGIAQAFGGGSVYASPAGAFPVEGAVRDAYFTVNGSAGRLGWPIGAAACASGSCRQDFQYGSIIAGATGAKITSPEIDAVHAGLGGNGGVLGAATTGLLRLDIAGGGMAVAYQNGSIYFKRSLGAFAVTGPVLVRYFATGGAAGPFGWPASSEQCDGGGAACRQAFEGGRLYRSYDDAARLSTDAIFAVYGQSGGARGVLGPTATDLLSIPQNGGGVAQAFAAGSIYSKAAAGTFAVSGAIRDRYFQLGGAAGTLGWPTTAASCAGGRCSQSFEGGAIDVPA; the protein is encoded by the coding sequence ATGACCGAAGCACGCGGGGCCTGGCGCGGCCTGCTCGTGGTCGCCTCGCTCGTCGCCGCCCTGCTCGTTCCCGCGATGTCGGCGCCGCAGCCCGCGGCCGCCGCCGACTTCGACGCCGGCAACATCATCTCCGACGCGAACTTCTACAACGGGTCGGCCATGACCGAGGCAGAGATCCAGCAGTTCCTCGAGGCGCGGGTGGGGTCGTGCCAGAACTCCAACTGCCTCGCGGTCTACCGAGCCGACACGCCCACGCGGACCTGGTCGTTCGGATCGTGCTCGACGTACGCGGGAGGGGCCGCCGAGTCGGCGGCGCGCATCATCTTCAAGGTCCAGCAGGCCTGTCGGCTGAGCGCGAAGGTGATCCTGGTGACGCTCCAGAAGGAGCAGAGCCTGCTCACCAACCCGGCTCCCTCGGACGGGATCATGCGCAAGGCCATGGGCTACGGATGTCCCGACACCGCCGCGTGCGACTCGACCTACTACGGCTTCTTCAACCAGGTGTTCGCCGCCGGCCGGCAGCTCACGTGGTACGGCGACCCGGCCGGATCGTTCACGTGGATCCGGGTCGGCCAGGTCAACGCGATCCAGTACCACCCGAACGCGGGTTGCGGCACGAAGGACGTGCTCGTGCGCAATCGCGCGACGGCCGCGCTGTACTACTACACGCCGTACACCCCCAATGCGGCGGCACTCGCGAACCTCGGCGGGATCGGCGACGCGTGCAGCGCGTACGGGAACCGCAACTTCTGGGTGTTCTACAACACCTGGTTCGGTCCCACGGTGGGTGCGGACCCGCGCGCCATGATCGACGCCGAGCATGCCGCGCAGGGTGGCGCGGCCGGCCCACTGGGGACCCCGGTCTCCGACGTGATCGCGATCCCTGAGAACGGCGGCGGGTACGGCCGCGCCTACCAGGGCGGCTCGATCTACTGGTCGCCCGCCTACGGGGCGAAGACCGTGCTCTCAGGGCCGATCCGCGACTACTACTTCGCCCGGGGCGGCGCCGCGGGCTGGCTGGCGTGGCCGCAGTTCAACGCCGGGCGGATCGACGCCGGCACCGCCGGCATCGGGCAATCGTTCTCGGGAGGCTCCGTCTACAGCTCGAACGTGGGCACCTTCGCGGTTCCCGAGGCGCTGCGTCCGCCGTACTTCGCGGTGGGCGGCGCCCTCGGCGTCCTGGGCTGGCCGAGCGCCGACGCGGTCGCGCGACCGGAGGGCGGCGGCGGAACGGAGCAGCGGTTCCAGGGCGGCGCGGTCTATCGTTCCGGCGCGGGCGCGTTCGCGGTGCCGCAGCAGATCTCCGCGGCGCACGACGGCGCGGGCGGCGTGGGCGGGCGCCTCGGATGGCCGACGAGTGCCGCTGCGGGCATCGCGGCGAACGGCGGCGGGATCGCCCAGGCGTTCGGCGGCGGATCCGTGTACGCGTCGCCGGCCGGTGCCTTCCCGGTCGAGGGCGCGGTGCGCGACGCGTACTTCACCGTCAACGGATCGGCCGGCCGGCTGGGCTGGCCGATCGGGGCGGCTGCATGCGCGTCCGGGTCCTGCCGCCAGGACTTCCAGTACGGCTCGATCATCGCGGGCGCGACGGGGGCGAAGATCACCTCGCCCGAGATCGATGCCGTGCACGCCGGGCTCGGCGGGAACGGCGGCGTCCTCGGTGCGGCCACCACGGGGCTGCTGCGTCTCGACATCGCCGGAGGCGGCATGGCGGTCGCGTACCAGAACGGCTCCATCTACTTCAAGCGCTCCCTCGGCGCGTTCGCGGTGACCGGACCCGTGCTCGTCCGCTACTTCGCGACGGGTGGCGCGGCCGGTCCATTCGGCTGGCCGGCGTCGTCGGAACAGTGCGACGGCGGGGGCGCCGCGTGTCGCCAGGCCTTCGAGGGCGGCCGGCTCTACCGCAGCTACGACGATGCCGCGCGCCTCAGCACCGACGCCATCTTCGCCGTCTACGGGCAGTCCGGGGGAGCCCGAGGCGTCCTCGGCCCGACCGCGACCGACCTCCTGTCGATCCCGCAGAACGGCGGAGGCGTGGCGCAGGCCTTCGCGGCCGGGTCGATCTACTCGAAGGCGGCTGCCGGGACCTTCGCGGTGTCGGGCGCGATCCGCGACCGGTACTTCCAGCTGGGCGGCGCGGCCGGGACGCTGGGCTGGCCGACCACCGCCGCGTCATGCGCCGGCGGTCGATGCTCCCAGTCGTTCGAGGGCGGCGCGATCGACGTGCCGGCCTAG
- a CDS encoding ABC transporter permease has product MPDRSGAESARVVNEPLRRIGRDNSLGRGTWMSLVEVFDHRELLGRLVSREVRAKYKNSSLGVIWSLMRPLAQLIIYYVAIGQFLGAARSIPDFAIFVFAGLTAWALYSEIVTAGTNSIVTNAGLVKKVYVPREIFPLATVGASSFNFVVQFAILLLATIILGQPPLHAELAYLPLSLILILVFATALALVLSALNVYLRDVQHLVEILLLVLFWASPIVYSVGFVHDAIGGTWLEQLYLANPVTLGVLGMQKAMWVAGTQDPAQYWPDLLWLRMLIAIVVCAVLLLVAQRIFSRLQSNFAQEL; this is encoded by the coding sequence ATGCCGGATCGCAGCGGCGCCGAGAGCGCCCGCGTCGTCAACGAGCCGTTGCGACGCATCGGTCGCGACAACTCGCTCGGCCGCGGCACCTGGATGTCGCTCGTCGAGGTGTTCGACCATCGCGAGCTGCTCGGCCGGCTCGTCAGCCGCGAGGTGCGCGCCAAGTACAAGAACAGCAGCCTGGGCGTGATCTGGTCGCTCATGCGACCGCTCGCGCAGCTCATCATCTACTACGTGGCGATCGGGCAGTTCCTGGGGGCGGCTCGCTCGATCCCCGACTTCGCGATCTTCGTGTTCGCGGGTCTGACCGCGTGGGCGCTCTACAGCGAGATCGTGACCGCGGGAACGAACTCGATCGTCACCAACGCAGGCCTCGTCAAGAAGGTCTACGTCCCGCGTGAGATCTTCCCGCTCGCCACCGTCGGCGCCTCGTCGTTCAACTTCGTGGTCCAGTTCGCGATCCTGCTGCTCGCGACGATCATCCTCGGGCAGCCGCCGCTGCACGCCGAGCTCGCCTACCTCCCGCTCAGCCTCATCCTCATCCTCGTGTTCGCGACGGCGCTCGCGCTCGTGCTGTCGGCGCTCAACGTGTACCTGCGCGACGTGCAGCACCTCGTCGAGATCCTGCTCCTGGTGCTGTTCTGGGCGTCGCCGATCGTCTACTCCGTCGGGTTCGTCCACGACGCGATCGGCGGCACGTGGCTCGAGCAGCTCTACCTCGCGAATCCGGTGACGCTCGGCGTGCTCGGAATGCAGAAGGCGATGTGGGTCGCGGGCACCCAGGACCCGGCCCAGTACTGGCCCGATCTCCTCTGGCTCCGCATGCTCATCGCCATCGTCGTCTGCGCGGTGCTGCTCCTGGTCGCCCAGCGCATCTTCTCCCGTCTCCAGAGCAACTTCGCGCAGGAATTGTGA
- a CDS encoding ABC transporter ATP-binding protein, with protein MAEPLVRIEHVAKKFVLHKDKSLKDRILYWGSRSKSRTEFHALDDVSLEIGLGETVGLIGHNGSGKSTLLKVVGGIVEASEGDVYRRGRVAALLELGAGFHPDLSGRENVYLNAALLGMSTAQTDAVFDEIVDFSGIGEFIDSQVKFYSSGMYVRLAFAVAVHSDPDLLLVDEVLAVGDEPFQLKCMNKIRQFQKEGRTIVLVSHSSEQVADVCTRAVVLDGGRIVHDGAVGEGIRVLRDGYERDRIAGEEHESGARDRPAVEINALTVTDAAGIPVAGRTIERGTDLSLTIHAEVLEPTEWITGITMQSVLGHAVYRLNTEGLGIELPTTPGRYDVQFHVPSTNFGINRLVISAGATDGDGAPIALLDPAGVLDFADDPFGAGVVQFAASGSVTPVTA; from the coding sequence ATGGCAGAACCGCTGGTCCGGATCGAGCACGTCGCCAAGAAGTTCGTGCTCCACAAGGACAAGTCCCTGAAGGACCGCATCCTCTACTGGGGCTCGCGCTCGAAGTCTCGGACGGAGTTCCACGCGCTCGACGACGTGTCGCTCGAGATCGGCCTCGGCGAGACCGTCGGGCTCATCGGCCACAACGGCTCGGGGAAGAGCACGCTGCTCAAGGTCGTCGGCGGCATCGTCGAGGCCAGCGAGGGCGACGTGTACCGCCGCGGGCGCGTCGCGGCGCTCCTCGAGCTCGGGGCGGGCTTCCACCCCGACCTCTCGGGCCGCGAGAACGTCTACCTCAATGCCGCCCTGCTCGGCATGTCCACCGCCCAGACCGACGCCGTCTTCGACGAGATCGTGGACTTCTCGGGCATCGGCGAGTTCATCGACTCCCAGGTCAAGTTCTACTCGTCCGGCATGTACGTGCGACTGGCCTTCGCCGTGGCGGTGCACTCCGATCCCGACCTGCTGCTCGTCGACGAGGTGCTCGCGGTCGGCGACGAGCCGTTCCAGCTGAAGTGCATGAACAAGATCCGCCAGTTCCAGAAGGAGGGACGCACGATCGTGCTCGTGAGCCACTCCTCCGAGCAGGTGGCCGACGTGTGCACCCGCGCGGTCGTGCTCGACGGCGGACGGATCGTGCACGACGGTGCGGTCGGCGAGGGCATCCGCGTGCTGCGCGACGGCTACGAGCGCGACCGCATCGCCGGTGAGGAGCACGAGTCCGGTGCTCGCGATCGTCCCGCCGTCGAGATCAACGCACTGACCGTGACGGATGCCGCCGGCATCCCGGTCGCGGGCCGGACCATCGAACGCGGCACCGACCTCAGCCTCACCATCCACGCCGAGGTGCTTGAGCCGACGGAGTGGATCACGGGGATCACCATGCAGTCCGTGCTCGGGCATGCGGTCTATCGGCTCAACACCGAGGGGCTGGGCATCGAGCTGCCCACGACGCCCGGCCGGTACGACGTGCAGTTCCACGTTCCCTCGACGAACTTCGGCATCAACCGCCTCGTCATCAGCGCCGGAGCGACCGACGGCGACGGCGCACCGATCGCGCTGCTCGACCCGGCCGGCGTGCTCGACTTCGCCGACGACCCGTTCGGAGCCGGCGTCGTCCAGTTCGCGGCATCCGGCTCCGTCACGCCCGTCACCGCATGA